ccataaaaaaaaaaagagtgggtTGGATTGACAAGACTCCTCCCACAAAATAACTTAACGAGGAAGAGGGTAAAAGAAGGAAGGTTGTGCTCCAATACTAATAAATGTGGCCAATATTCAGTCCTTGTTGTTTTCACttgtcaaacatttaaaactggCTTACAGTCTGTGCCCTTAAAATTCATTATTTCGGATACTATAAAGCCAAGGAAAGAATATCAGGCACATTTTTAcacagtataaaaaaaagaggggCATGTCGTAAAGCAGGATCAGAGTTAGCCAAGACGTCTTCTAAATACTCCGAAACATCATTTCGGCGGCCGACAAGAAAGAATATCTGACTGCTAGTACACGAACAGAGCTAGAGGttaagtttttctttgttcactACCACACAAGCCACACACCTACACTGTGTTTGAATAGCAATTATTTAAGTCAGCAGGCTAATTTAAGTGATCCATTTCAAGGGACACCCCCCTCCCaataacaaaaaccaaaaaaccaaacaggcaGGTAGGCAACACAAGCAAATCAGAACAGAAGCATACACTAAAAAGTGAAGCACCATCAGAAAAGATGACAATGAATTAAAGGGGGGCATTATATacagagaggggtggggggctgtCAGTGTGTGCCTTTGTCAACATACAGGTCACCATGATTACGTAGGTCTTTTGCAAATCCAGCTGCTTAAAGAAGATTAAAGAGGAAAGTTTCCTACAGGAGtcgagagagagagcagagctgagTTCAGACTCACCGTGAATCTGAACggtcaggaaaaacaaaacaacagcgagagagtgaaaatagaaaatatctTATCCTGCAGGCCTGGCTGAACTCTGCTCCCAGTATTCTTTACCCTTTCTTCCTTAGAGATAGACACGAGTGACGAGGGACGAAGGACATGGACAGTGTTACTAGACAGGAGCCTTAATACACtgtagtgtgtatatatatatatatattttttttatatatattcttgtgtgtgtgtgtgtgtgtgtgtgtgactgaatgtGTTAATAcggtgtgtttacatgtgtctcccttttggcagcagctgtttgtcttAGGCCTCGCTCTCCCCGGCTGATGAGGTGTTCTGCACTTCCTCCTCCAGGATGGGCACGATCAGGTTGTCCTTGGACATCAGGTTGTACTTCATGACGAAGCGCGTGAACCGGTGACACAGGAACGTTTCGTTCTGGAACCAAAGGCACAGCAGAAGTGTGAAAATCTCGACGCCTCGACTCAGCTGACACCTCTGTAACTAACAGCGCTCAGTTCAGCAACTTTGTCAATGAGCTCATTGTCTCTgaagaaatttaaaaacagcGTCATACATCATAATCACATGATGGTTTAGAAAGTCATATCTGAGGCCAGGAACAcattggattttattttcactcccATGTTCACAGgactgtgtgaatgtttttttaatccctcTCTGTGCATGTGCAGGTCTGCAGAAGACCCTTCAGAATAAGAGCATTTATAGTTCTAATGCAAAATAAGATCTTCTCTGAAGAAACCCACCTCATACTTGTCAAATATCTGGCGGTGATGGAAGTAGGCATGAGAGAATATCCTATAGATGCGACGACAGACTGAGCCCAGTTTGGCCACTGATGACTCCTTGATGCTCACCCTAAAAATACAAGTTAGACAAAAATGGCATTGTGATTTTCATAATAACACAACCATAAGGTCAATCAAGGTGCTACCATTCCTGAAAACAATCATTGTCACGAATCTGCAACATTAGAAAACAAACTTGAGAGCATTAATAACAACAACGACAATGTGATGTGACACCATATCTATTAGAACTGCTTCACAGAGGACGACTGACCTGCTGGGGAAGTATTTGTTGCTATTGAGAAGGCAGGCAGCTCCGTCCAGCGTGTGCCTAGTGTAATCAATGGCAGGGCACTGAGGACACAGCagcaccaaacaaacacagatgtcaGTGAAAGCCGGTTTTATAGGCACAGGCTAAGTGGTCCAtgtgatacatttttttgaCTCAGAAGACTCCTCCACTCACCTCTTTGGGTGTCTTGTGGGCAGCACATAGAAAGATCCATTGCTCTGTGGCTGTCATTTGGGTGCATGTGTCTGGATGGCACTCactctgcaggaggagagacCGTCAGCATAAATCTAAACCAACACTGCGGGTCGGACACATCTGCTCGTCCGGACGTGTGCTACTGGACTAAAATCCCTTTGCTTTTGAAGCAACAATATCTATCAATGTAAATATAAAGGTTAAACATTCAGGAGAAAACAAAGTGGATTTATGTTGGTAATAACAAAGATGGTGTCCATCATCTCAGTATCAACACATAAACAGAATGTGTATTAAACCGCATTTCAGTCTGATCATTGCATTTGGTATAAACCCAAGATGTTTAATATCACAGctcaaataaaaatagtttttcaacTTACCTGCAGTTTTACAGCTAATCCATTGAGCTCCAGACAGAACTGCCTGCAGACCAAACAGAACAAATCACAGGCATGAGTGAGTTTTACGGTCTCATCTAGCAATGATTTCTGCTTTGTATCTTCGCTCCCCATAATCATCCATTCCCTCCATATAAATGTTTGACAGCTTTCTACAGATCCACAACTCATGAACCACGTCCTTGTAATCTATCTTTTATTATGTTGCTGGTTTTATTGAAGTTTCAAATTGACTTATTTTTTCTTAGGGTTACTGCTTT
This portion of the Echeneis naucrates chromosome 21, fEcheNa1.1, whole genome shotgun sequence genome encodes:
- the mob4 gene encoding MOB-like protein phocein isoform X2, whose protein sequence is MVMAEGTAVLRRNRPGTKAKYIQQNIRSDCSNIDKILEPPEGQDEGVWKYEHLRQFCLELNGLAVKLQSECHPDTCTQMTATEQWIFLCAAHKTPKECPAIDYTRHTLDGAACLLNSNKYFPSRVSIKESSVAKLGSVCRRIYRIFSHAYFHHRQIFDKYENETFLCHRFTRFVMKYNLMSKDNLIVPILEEEVQNTSSAGESEA
- the mob4 gene encoding MOB-like protein phocein isoform X1 — its product is MVMAEGTAVLRRNRPGTKAKDFYNWPDESFEEMDSTLAVQQYIQQNIRSDCSNIDKILEPPEGQDEGVWKYEHLRQFCLELNGLAVKLQSECHPDTCTQMTATEQWIFLCAAHKTPKECPAIDYTRHTLDGAACLLNSNKYFPSRVSIKESSVAKLGSVCRRIYRIFSHAYFHHRQIFDKYENETFLCHRFTRFVMKYNLMSKDNLIVPILEEEVQNTSSAGESEA